In a single window of the Thermofilum uzonense genome:
- a CDS encoding IMP dehydrogenase, whose amino-acid sequence MGRFVEKLKTAETALSFDDILILPRYSDVSISEIDVSTKLAPKLDLSLPLLSSPMDTVTGREMALTLGEIGGLGVLPRNLPIDEAVGIVREASVKKIPVAAAVGPFDDERVGRLLDAGVSMIVIDTAHGHSKNVLEATRRYSSMGAVVMAGNIVTGEAAEDLISAGAVSLRVGVGPGHACTTREVAGVGCPQLTAIASVADVARAYGVSVVADGGIEKPADAVKALAAGADALMLGYLFAGTDEASGALVAKEGRCFKVYRGMGSRGALASGSARYGEFKRVPEGVEGLVECRGSVRNVVEWIIGGIKQGMGYVGARNIRELQEKSIFVKLTPSGVRESGPRGLYEVRY is encoded by the coding sequence ATGGGGAGATTTGTAGAGAAACTAAAAACAGCTGAAACAGCTCTAAGCTTCGATGACATTCTCATACTGCCCAGATACTCTGATGTAAGTATAAGTGAAATAGATGTCTCGACAAAGCTGGCCCCTAAACTGGACCTCTCTCTACCTCTGTTAAGCTCCCCAATGGACACTGTTACAGGCCGCGAGATGGCGCTGACACTGGGAGAGATCGGTGGTCTGGGAGTCCTGCCGAGAAATCTCCCAATTGACGAGGCAGTAGGGATAGTTCGAGAAGCATCAGTTAAAAAAATTCCCGTGGCTGCTGCGGTTGGACCATTTGACGATGAAAGGGTAGGCAGGCTTTTGGATGCCGGTGTCTCTATGATAGTTATAGATACAGCTCATGGCCATAGCAAGAATGTCCTGGAGGCTACGCGAAGGTACTCATCGATGGGCGCTGTCGTGATGGCTGGGAACATAGTCACAGGTGAAGCCGCGGAGGACTTAATTTCGGCTGGGGCTGTCTCGCTTAGAGTTGGGGTAGGGCCCGGCCACGCATGTACAACTAGAGAGGTGGCAGGGGTCGGATGCCCACAACTTACGGCCATCGCAAGCGTAGCCGATGTCGCTAGAGCTTACGGTGTTAGCGTTGTAGCTGACGGGGGGATTGAGAAGCCTGCTGACGCAGTTAAGGCCCTAGCGGCTGGAGCAGATGCTCTAATGCTAGGCTATCTTTTCGCTGGAACCGATGAGGCTTCGGGGGCTCTCGTCGCCAAAGAGGGTCGTTGCTTTAAAGTGTACAGGGGTATGGGTAGTAGGGGAGCTTTAGCTAGTGGCTCAGCGAGATATGGAGAGTTTAAACGCGTACCTGAGGGTGTCGAGGGACTTGTTGAGTGTCGTGGAAGTGTAAGAAATGTTGTTGAGTGGATAATAGGCGGGATTAAGCAAGGGATGGGTTATGTTGGAGCTAGGAACATACGTGAGCTACAGGAGAAGAGTATCTTCGTGAAACTAACGCCCTCAGGTGTACGGGAAAGTGGTCCTAGAGGACTATATGAGGTGAGGTATTGA
- a CDS encoding phosphate signaling complex PhoU family protein, which yields MSTTRKLLKLGKTSLAVTLPREWVEKNSLREGDTLFLEEYDNYLLISPIMRREEFIEETKVLEAAQGDEDTVERMIIALYQAGYSSIKVVSTSGRVPLSLRETIRKTLKRLVGLEVFEEGSDYILLQMLANTASTEVPKVLNRMEVLILNSIKDLEEFVRTGDMSYLKDILERDEEVDKFYFLLSRQVNLSILYSWYLAKVGIPNKTLLLPIFNYGKTLERVGDVIVNIARIAHIVELSEEDIRVIREAFEAGIKAFKTGDEESKLVITKTYREYFEKFESSSLIDHLLGNIISLILDMLESRVELEVFSEFSSRKR from the coding sequence ATGTCTACGACAAGAAAACTTTTAAAGCTGGGAAAAACAAGCCTCGCAGTCACACTTCCACGGGAATGGGTTGAGAAAAACAGTCTACGCGAGGGAGATACTCTATTTCTGGAAGAGTACGACAACTACTTGCTTATTTCGCCGATAATGCGTCGAGAGGAGTTCATAGAGGAGACCAAAGTTCTGGAAGCCGCACAGGGGGACGAGGACACCGTCGAGAGAATGATAATAGCTTTGTATCAGGCAGGCTATTCATCGATTAAAGTTGTATCCACCTCGGGAAGAGTTCCCCTAAGCTTACGCGAAACGATCAGGAAAACTCTAAAACGCCTAGTAGGGTTAGAAGTCTTCGAGGAGGGCTCCGACTACATCCTTCTCCAGATGCTGGCGAACACAGCATCAACAGAGGTTCCTAAGGTTTTGAACAGAATGGAAGTACTCATCCTTAACAGTATAAAGGACCTCGAAGAGTTCGTGCGCACGGGGGACATGTCGTACCTGAAAGACATACTAGAGAGAGACGAAGAGGTGGACAAGTTTTATTTTCTCTTAAGCAGGCAAGTCAACCTCTCGATATTATACTCATGGTATCTGGCCAAAGTGGGCATTCCTAATAAGACCTTGCTCCTTCCAATCTTCAACTACGGCAAGACTCTTGAACGAGTGGGAGACGTTATAGTGAACATAGCAAGGATAGCTCATATAGTTGAGTTATCAGAGGAGGATATCCGAGTAATCCGCGAGGCGTTCGAAGCAGGGATAAAGGCTTTCAAGACCGGCGACGAGGAGTCAAAACTTGTCATCACGAAAACGTACCGAGAGTATTTCGAGAAGTTCGAGTCTTCAAGCCTTATAGATCATCTTTTAGGAAACATAATTTCACTCATACTTGACATGCTCGAGTCCAGAGTGGAGCTAGAGGTCTTCAGCGAATTTTCGTCGAGAAAAAGATGA
- a CDS encoding GNAT family N-acetyltransferase — translation MDIRTSQVETRGFRISIEENGRELGHCFIYLIKNDLHDRPYALLEDVYVNESNRGQGIGKLLVKKAIDLARELNCYKIIATSRFGRGELHQWYQKLGFKLYGYEFRIDFE, via the coding sequence ATGGATATCAGGACATCTCAGGTGGAGACTAGAGGCTTCAGGATTTCTATAGAGGAGAATGGTCGCGAACTAGGACATTGCTTTATTTATCTGATCAAGAATGATCTTCACGACAGACCTTATGCGTTACTAGAAGATGTCTATGTGAATGAGAGTAATAGGGGGCAAGGAATCGGAAAGCTTTTAGTGAAAAAGGCTATCGACCTTGCGCGAGAATTAAACTGCTATAAAATAATCGCTACCAGTCGCTTTGGACGGGGTGAGCTCCACCAGTGGTATCAGAAGCTGGGTTTCAAGCTTTACGGCTACGAGTTCAGGATAGATTTTGAGTAG